In a genomic window of Streptomyces sp. NBC_01231:
- a CDS encoding acyl-CoA/acyl-ACP dehydrogenase, whose translation MSTEPDLLYSEEEEALRAAVRDLLADHCGPADVIVRTESATPHDRETWKALTDGMGLAGLLVPEALGGQGATHREVAVVLEELGRAVAPVPYLTSAVVATEALLACAADDLLAQLASGRTIGALAIALHTAPDAAFPSVRRENGTLHGELTGIADAAVADVLLVPAEDGGLYAVDADAVTVTPQVALDLTRPLATVTLDGASARRIGDAEPAVRRALRTAAGLLASEQLGLAEWALTETVRYLKERKQFNRPVGGFQALKHRLAQLWLEVVSLRAAARGAADALASGEDVDVAVAVAQAYAAPVAVRAAEEALQLHGGLGMTWEHPVHLSLKRAKADSIAYGTAGAHRATLAELVDLQAP comes from the coding sequence ATGAGTACCGAGCCCGACCTGCTGTACTCGGAGGAGGAAGAGGCGCTGCGCGCCGCCGTCCGCGATCTGCTCGCCGACCACTGCGGCCCGGCGGACGTGATCGTGCGGACCGAGTCGGCCACGCCCCACGACCGCGAGACATGGAAGGCCCTCACCGACGGCATGGGCCTCGCCGGGCTGCTGGTGCCCGAGGCGCTCGGCGGCCAGGGTGCCACCCACCGCGAAGTGGCCGTCGTCCTCGAGGAGTTGGGGCGGGCCGTCGCCCCCGTGCCCTACCTGACCAGTGCCGTCGTCGCCACCGAGGCGCTGCTGGCGTGCGCGGCCGACGACCTGCTCGCCCAGCTGGCCTCCGGCCGCACGATCGGTGCCCTCGCCATCGCGCTGCACACGGCACCGGACGCCGCCTTCCCGTCCGTACGACGGGAGAACGGCACGCTGCACGGGGAGCTGACCGGGATCGCCGACGCGGCCGTCGCCGACGTGCTGCTCGTCCCGGCCGAGGACGGCGGGCTGTACGCCGTCGACGCGGACGCCGTGACCGTCACCCCGCAGGTCGCGCTGGATCTGACCCGCCCCCTCGCGACGGTCACCCTGGACGGTGCGTCGGCCCGCCGGATCGGCGACGCCGAACCTGCCGTACGCCGTGCTCTGCGCACCGCGGCAGGCCTGCTGGCCTCCGAGCAACTCGGGCTGGCGGAATGGGCGTTGACGGAGACGGTCCGCTACCTGAAGGAACGCAAGCAGTTCAACCGGCCTGTCGGCGGCTTCCAGGCTCTCAAGCACCGGCTCGCCCAGTTGTGGCTTGAGGTCGTCAGCCTGCGGGCGGCGGCCCGGGGCGCGGCGGACGCGCTCGCGAGCGGTGAGGACGTCGACGTGGCGGTCGCCGTCGCCCAGGCCTACGCGGCCCCCGTCGCGGTCCGCGCCGCCGAGGAGGCCCTGCAACTGCACGGTGGCCTCGGCATGACCTGGGAACACCCGGTCCACCTGAGCCTGAAGCGGGCCAAGGCCGACTCGATCGCCTACGGCACCGCGGGCGCCCACCGCGCGACCCTGGCCGAACTGGTCGACCTCCAGGCACCCTGA
- a CDS encoding NADPH:quinone oxidoreductase family protein: protein MQAWQVHENGEPGEVMGLADVARPTPGDGQVLLKVRAANINFPDVLMARGHYQVRPPLPFTPGVEICGETEDGRRVIANPALPYGGFAEYAVADAAAVLPAPEALDDAEAAALHIGYQTGWFGLHRRAGLEAGETLLVHAAAGGVGSAAVQLGKAAGATVIGVVGGADKAAVARQLGCDVVIDRRAEDVIAAVKEATGGRGADVIYDPVGGEAFTQSTKVVAFEGRIIVVGFASGTIPSPSLNHALVKNYAILGLHWGLYNTKNPKLVQHCHEQLTELAARGAIKPLISERVPLSGAAAAVQRVGDGVTTGRVVVVPGLTQGAAA, encoded by the coding sequence ATGCAGGCATGGCAAGTGCACGAGAACGGCGAGCCGGGCGAGGTGATGGGCCTGGCGGACGTGGCGCGGCCCACGCCCGGTGACGGCCAGGTCCTGCTGAAGGTGCGCGCGGCGAACATCAACTTCCCGGACGTGCTGATGGCGCGGGGTCACTACCAGGTCAGGCCGCCGCTGCCGTTCACGCCCGGCGTCGAGATCTGCGGCGAGACGGAGGACGGGCGCCGGGTCATCGCCAACCCCGCTCTGCCGTACGGCGGTTTCGCCGAGTACGCCGTCGCGGACGCCGCCGCTGTCCTGCCCGCTCCCGAAGCGCTGGACGACGCCGAGGCGGCCGCCCTGCACATCGGGTACCAGACCGGCTGGTTCGGCCTGCACCGGCGGGCCGGGCTGGAAGCCGGCGAGACGCTGCTCGTCCACGCTGCCGCAGGAGGGGTCGGCAGCGCGGCCGTGCAGCTCGGCAAGGCTGCCGGAGCGACGGTGATCGGTGTCGTCGGCGGCGCCGACAAGGCCGCCGTCGCCCGGCAGCTGGGCTGTGACGTGGTGATCGACCGGCGCGCCGAGGACGTCATCGCCGCGGTGAAGGAGGCCACCGGGGGCCGGGGCGCCGACGTGATCTACGACCCCGTCGGCGGCGAGGCCTTCACCCAGTCGACCAAGGTCGTCGCCTTCGAGGGCCGGATCATCGTTGTCGGCTTCGCCAGCGGCACCATCCCCAGCCCGTCGCTCAACCACGCCCTGGTGAAGAACTACGCCATCCTCGGCCTGCACTGGGGCCTGTACAACACCAAGAACCCGAAGCTGGTCCAGCACTGCCACGAGCAGCTCACCGAGCTGGCCGCCCGGGGCGCGATCAAGCCGCTGATCAGCGAGCGCGTGCCGCTGAGCGGTGCCGCGGCCGCCGTGCAGCGGGTCGGGGACGGTGTGACGACCGGACGGGTCGTCGTCGTTCCCGGCCTCACGCAAGGGGCGGCGGCATGA
- a CDS encoding XRE family transcriptional regulator — MSDDDMDDVLAEVGPRLRRIRKERGATLAGLSGATGISVSTLSRLESGLRKPSLELLLPIARAHEVALDELVGAPSVRDPRVRAAPISRHGRTYWPLTRQPGGLQAFKVLVPQGNEEPEPRTHEGYEWLYVLSGRLRLVLGGHDAVLTAGEVVEFDTRVPHWFGSTGEGPAEFLSLFGPQGERIHVRARPKRSKRSAREGGEGH; from the coding sequence ATGAGTGACGACGACATGGACGACGTTCTCGCGGAAGTGGGCCCGCGACTGCGACGGATCCGCAAGGAGCGCGGGGCGACGCTGGCCGGGTTGTCCGGGGCGACCGGCATCTCGGTGAGCACGCTCTCCCGGCTGGAGTCGGGTCTGCGCAAGCCCAGCCTGGAGCTGCTGCTGCCGATCGCGCGGGCGCACGAGGTGGCGCTCGACGAACTGGTGGGCGCCCCCTCGGTGCGCGACCCACGGGTGCGGGCCGCGCCCATTTCCCGGCACGGGCGCACCTACTGGCCGCTCACCCGCCAGCCCGGCGGACTCCAGGCCTTCAAGGTGCTGGTGCCACAGGGGAACGAGGAACCGGAGCCGCGGACCCACGAGGGCTACGAGTGGCTGTACGTGCTGTCCGGGCGGCTCCGGCTGGTGCTGGGCGGCCATGACGCCGTCCTGACGGCCGGGGAGGTCGTCGAGTTCGACACCCGGGTGCCGCACTGGTTCGGGTCGACCGGGGAGGGGCCGGCGGAGTTCCTCAGCCTCTTCGGGCCGCAGGGGGAGCGGATCCACGTACGGGCGCGGCCGAAGCGGTCGAAACGGTCGGCGCGCGAGGGTGGCGAGGGCCACTGA
- a CDS encoding DUF779 domain-containing protein, protein MDEESAPAVHDEVPRVELTPAAADLLRRLRETHGPLMFHQSGGCCDGSAPMCFPAGEFRTGDSDVLLAELVVEGVEEPVTFWMSRSQYEVWSHTRLIVDVVEGRGGGFSLEAPEGVRFLTRSRVVGA, encoded by the coding sequence CGCCGTGCACGACGAGGTCCCGCGGGTCGAGCTGACCCCCGCGGCCGCCGACCTTTTGCGCCGACTGCGCGAGACGCACGGCCCGCTGATGTTCCACCAGTCCGGCGGCTGTTGCGACGGCAGCGCGCCGATGTGCTTCCCCGCGGGCGAGTTCCGTACCGGTGACTCGGACGTGCTGCTCGCGGAGCTGGTCGTGGAGGGGGTCGAGGAGCCGGTGACGTTCTGGATGTCGCGGAGCCAGTACGAGGTGTGGAGCCACACCCGGCTGATCGTCGACGTCGTCGAGGGCCGGGGCGGCGGCTTCTCGCTGGAGGCACCCGAGGGGGTGCGTTTCCTCACCCGTTCGCGGGTCGTCGGCGCATAG
- a CDS encoding phosphatidylinositol-specific phospholipase C/glycerophosphodiester phosphodiesterase family protein, which produces MALTTRRGALTTLGAALAGAVARPAADAFAAEHKHRPRPLWRAHAHNDYEHPRPLLDALDHRFGSVEADIYLVGDQLLVAHDPVGLDPTRTLESLYLDPLAARVRANHGSVYRGCRTPLQLLIDIKTEGASTYLELDRHLRRHQHLFTAYAQGRVRPGAVTAVISGDRAARTPMEAQTVRRAFYDGRLADLGSAAPASFIPLISDNWTLNFAWAGVGVFPDAERQKLRGIVRTAHRRGQKVRLWATPDVAGPARDAVWSELLAAGVDHINTDDLAGLEAFLDAHRAT; this is translated from the coding sequence ATGGCCCTCACCACCCGACGCGGAGCCCTCACCACCCTCGGCGCCGCCCTCGCGGGCGCGGTCGCCCGGCCCGCGGCCGACGCGTTCGCGGCCGAACACAAGCACCGGCCACGCCCGTTGTGGCGTGCCCACGCGCACAACGACTACGAGCATCCGCGTCCCCTTCTCGACGCCCTCGACCACCGCTTCGGCAGCGTCGAGGCCGACATCTACCTCGTCGGCGACCAGCTTCTCGTCGCCCACGACCCCGTCGGCCTCGACCCGACCCGCACCCTCGAATCCCTCTACCTCGACCCGCTGGCCGCCCGCGTCAGGGCCAACCACGGTTCCGTGTACCGGGGGTGCCGCACGCCGCTGCAACTGCTGATCGACATCAAGACGGAGGGTGCGTCGACCTACCTCGAACTCGACCGTCATCTGCGGCGCCACCAGCACCTGTTCACGGCCTACGCGCAGGGCCGGGTGCGCCCGGGCGCGGTCACGGCTGTCATCTCCGGCGACCGAGCGGCCCGTACCCCGATGGAGGCCCAGACCGTCCGCCGGGCCTTCTACGACGGTCGGCTCGCCGACCTCGGCAGCGCGGCACCCGCCTCGTTCATCCCGCTGATCAGCGACAACTGGACGCTCAACTTCGCCTGGGCGGGCGTCGGCGTCTTCCCCGACGCCGAACGGCAGAAGCTGCGCGGCATCGTCCGGACGGCCCACCGGCGCGGCCAGAAGGTACGGCTGTGGGCCACGCCGGACGTGGCGGGCCCGGCACGGGACGCCGTGTGGAGCGAACTGCTCGCCGCCGGTGTCGACCACATCAACACCGACGACCTGGCCGGGCTGGAGGCGTTCCTCGACGCCCACCGGGCCACGTAG
- a CDS encoding phosphodiester glycosidase family protein yields MTRRRGRFGAGKNVLALLAALGTLAGAALVGAAPAGAVPDGRALAPGVGYREFHVQAAHGVAHAHVLTVDLRDPRVRLDLLYPGAVAARAPVSGMADAAGAVAGINGDFFNITETQHPGVEATGATVGPAITRGHVLKAAVPNGQRFGPALPPGTGTEDVFGVGVDRRARLGALALDGSIRTPVGRLPLGGLNQYALPEGSIGAFTSDWGSASRVRATCGTDTDRAAACSPDTYEVTVRHRQVVSLSDTPGSGPIAAGTTVLVGREAGARQLRTFFQGEPVTVRHRLVSSTTRIAYRFALGGYPVLRRGLPLPGLDTTASAVRTAVGVADGGRRLLLLALDGAPQYRSGLTIAEVADTMRELGSVDAFSLDGGGSTTLAARVPGASAVTVRNHPSGGAERPVPNGIGIFTTP; encoded by the coding sequence GTGACGCGTCGTCGAGGACGGTTCGGAGCGGGCAAAAACGTACTGGCGCTGCTCGCGGCGCTCGGCACGCTGGCCGGTGCGGCCCTGGTGGGGGCGGCACCGGCCGGCGCCGTACCGGACGGGAGAGCGCTCGCGCCGGGGGTCGGGTACCGGGAGTTCCACGTCCAGGCGGCCCATGGGGTGGCGCACGCCCATGTCCTCACCGTCGACCTGCGCGATCCCCGGGTCCGCCTGGACCTGCTGTATCCGGGGGCGGTGGCCGCGCGCGCCCCCGTCTCCGGCATGGCCGACGCGGCCGGGGCCGTGGCGGGGATCAACGGCGACTTCTTCAACATCACCGAGACGCAGCACCCGGGCGTCGAGGCCACGGGCGCGACCGTGGGCCCGGCGATCACCCGGGGCCACGTGCTCAAGGCGGCGGTGCCGAACGGCCAGCGCTTCGGCCCCGCGCTGCCGCCCGGCACCGGCACCGAGGACGTGTTCGGCGTGGGTGTGGACCGGCGGGCCCGGCTGGGCGCCCTCGCTCTCGACGGTTCGATCCGCACGCCGGTGGGACGACTGCCGCTCGGCGGGCTGAACCAGTACGCGTTGCCGGAGGGTTCCATCGGCGCGTTCACCTCCGACTGGGGCAGCGCCTCCCGGGTACGGGCCACCTGCGGCACGGACACCGACCGGGCCGCTGCGTGCAGCCCGGACACCTACGAGGTGACGGTCCGTCATCGTCAAGTCGTGTCGCTGTCCGACACCCCCGGCAGTGGGCCCATCGCCGCGGGGACCACCGTGCTGGTCGGACGGGAGGCGGGCGCGCGACAGCTGCGGACGTTCTTCCAGGGCGAGCCGGTGACGGTGCGACACCGGCTGGTGTCGTCCACGACCCGGATCGCGTACCGCTTCGCGCTCGGCGGCTACCCGGTCCTGCGGCGTGGACTGCCGCTGCCCGGCCTCGACACCACAGCCTCCGCCGTGCGGACCGCCGTGGGTGTCGCGGACGGCGGGCGGCGCCTGCTGCTGCTCGCGCTGGACGGCGCGCCCCAGTACCGCAGCGGACTCACCATCGCCGAAGTTGCCGACACCATGCGGGAGTTGGGCTCGGTCGACGCCTTCAGCCTGGACGGCGGAGGCTCCACGACCCTGGCCGCCCGGGTGCCGGGCGCGAGCGCCGTCACCGTACGCAACCATCCCTCCGGGGGCGCGGAACGGCCCGTCCCGAACGGCATCGGGATCTTCACGACCCCGTGA
- a CDS encoding acyl-CoA dehydrogenase family protein, with amino-acid sequence MTDAAELKRRTAQLLADFPPADTDRLEFLKARFDAGLAWVHYPEGLGGLGAPRSLQAVVDAELEAAEAPDNDPRRIGIGLGMAAPTILKYGTDEQKQLLRPLWVGEEVWCQLFSEPGAGSDLAALGTRAVQQGDDWVVNGQKVWTSSAHLARWAILIARTDPDLPKHRGITYFICDMTDPGVEVRPLRQITGEAEFNEVFLTDVRIPDARRLGEVGNGWRVAQTTLNNERVAIGGMRLPREGGMIGPVSRTWRERPELRTHDLHQRLLKLWVEAEVARLTGERLRQQMVVGQPGPEGAGMKLAFASLNQEISGLEVELLGEEGLLYDDWTMRRPELVDFTGRDAGYRYLRSKGNSIEGGTSEVLLNIVAERVLGLPSEPRNDKDVAWKDLAR; translated from the coding sequence ATGACCGACGCAGCCGAACTCAAGCGCCGCACCGCCCAGTTGCTGGCTGACTTCCCACCCGCCGACACCGACCGGCTCGAGTTCCTCAAGGCCCGGTTCGACGCCGGACTCGCCTGGGTGCACTACCCCGAGGGCCTCGGCGGCCTCGGAGCCCCGCGCTCCCTCCAGGCCGTCGTGGACGCGGAGCTGGAGGCCGCCGAAGCCCCCGACAACGACCCGCGGCGCATCGGCATCGGCCTGGGGATGGCCGCGCCGACGATCCTGAAGTACGGCACCGACGAGCAGAAGCAGCTCCTGCGGCCGCTGTGGGTGGGCGAGGAGGTCTGGTGTCAGCTCTTCAGCGAGCCCGGCGCCGGATCCGACCTCGCGGCGCTCGGGACGCGAGCCGTCCAGCAGGGCGACGACTGGGTCGTCAACGGGCAGAAGGTGTGGACGTCCAGCGCGCACCTCGCCCGCTGGGCCATCCTCATCGCCCGCACCGACCCTGACCTGCCCAAGCACCGGGGCATCACCTACTTCATCTGCGACATGACCGACCCGGGTGTCGAGGTCCGGCCGTTGCGCCAGATCACCGGCGAGGCCGAGTTCAACGAGGTCTTCCTCACCGACGTCCGTATCCCTGACGCGCGTCGGCTCGGCGAGGTCGGCAACGGCTGGCGGGTCGCCCAGACCACGCTGAACAACGAACGCGTCGCCATCGGCGGCATGCGGCTGCCCCGCGAGGGCGGCATGATCGGCCCGGTCTCCAGGACCTGGCGTGAACGCCCCGAACTGCGCACCCACGACCTGCACCAGCGCCTGCTGAAGCTGTGGGTCGAGGCCGAGGTCGCCCGTCTCACCGGCGAACGCCTGCGCCAGCAGATGGTCGTCGGCCAGCCCGGCCCGGAGGGCGCCGGCATGAAGCTGGCGTTCGCCAGCCTCAACCAGGAGATCAGCGGCCTGGAGGTCGAACTCCTCGGCGAGGAAGGCCTGTTGTACGACGACTGGACCATGCGCCGACCGGAACTGGTCGACTTCACCGGCCGCGACGCCGGCTACCGCTACCTCCGCTCCAAGGGCAACAGCATCGAGGGCGGGACCAGCGAGGTCCTGCTGAACATCGTCGCCGAGCGCGTCCTGGGCCTGCCCAGCGAGCCGCGCAACGACAAGGACGTCGCCTGGAAGGACCTCGCCCGATGA
- a CDS encoding NAD(P)/FAD-dependent oxidoreductase, whose protein sequence is MTEKYSDTYEVVVVGGGAAGLSAALVLGRARRRTLVVDAGEPRNAPAAHMQGYLTRDGMSPADFLAKGREEIARYGVELVRDRAVDVARDGQFAVVLAGGRTVRARRLVIATGLQDELPDVAGLAERFGRDVLHCPYCHGWEVRDQAFGVLASTPMSVHQALIVSQWSKDVTFFLHRVAEEELSDDDLRRLAAAGVKVVPGEVTEVPAEDDRLTGVRLTDGTAHARDVLFVAPRAVPRTDLLRRLGAELRETPFGAYPVVDETGLTTVPGVWAAGNAMGFAEQVVNAAAGGYRAGATINGDLLMADLDAAAAAVRV, encoded by the coding sequence ATGACCGAGAAGTACAGCGACACCTACGAGGTGGTCGTCGTCGGAGGCGGCGCGGCCGGGCTGTCCGCCGCGCTGGTCCTGGGCCGGGCCCGGCGCCGGACGCTGGTCGTCGACGCCGGCGAGCCGCGCAACGCGCCCGCCGCGCACATGCAGGGCTATCTGACCCGGGACGGCATGTCCCCCGCCGACTTCCTGGCGAAGGGCCGCGAGGAGATCGCGCGGTACGGGGTGGAGCTGGTCCGGGACCGGGCGGTGGACGTGGCCAGGGACGGGCAGTTCGCCGTGGTCCTGGCGGGCGGCCGGACCGTGCGCGCCCGGCGCCTGGTGATCGCCACCGGCCTCCAGGACGAGCTGCCGGACGTCGCCGGCCTGGCCGAACGCTTCGGGCGGGATGTGCTGCACTGCCCGTACTGCCACGGCTGGGAGGTACGGGACCAGGCGTTCGGCGTCCTCGCCTCGACCCCGATGAGTGTGCACCAGGCACTGATCGTCTCCCAGTGGTCGAAGGACGTGACGTTCTTCCTGCACCGGGTCGCCGAGGAGGAGCTGTCGGACGACGACCTGCGCAGGCTGGCAGCGGCCGGGGTGAAGGTGGTGCCCGGTGAGGTCACGGAGGTGCCGGCCGAGGACGACCGGCTCACCGGGGTCCGGCTCACGGACGGCACGGCCCACGCGCGGGACGTGCTGTTCGTGGCGCCCCGTGCCGTCCCGCGGACCGATCTGCTGCGACGGCTGGGTGCCGAACTGCGGGAGACCCCGTTCGGCGCGTATCCCGTGGTGGACGAGACGGGTCTGACGACCGTGCCCGGCGTGTGGGCGGCGGGCAACGCGATGGGCTTCGCGGAACAGGTCGTCAACGCGGCGGCGGGCGGGTACCGGGCGGGCGCCACGATCAACGGGGACCTGCTGATGGCGGACCTGGATGCGGCTGCCGCGGCCGTCCGGGTGTAG
- a CDS encoding ATP-dependent DNA ligase: MLLTRLAQVSQEVAATSARSRKIALLAALFRDAEAEDVPIVIPYLAGRLPQGRLGVGWKVLSRPVAPAAEPSLTVRGTHDRLSALGEVSGAGSQAERARLVGELMGAATEHEQRFLLGLISGEVRQGALDAVAIEGLAQATQAPPADVRRAVMLAGSLQTVAEALLSDGPGALDRFRLTVGRPVLPMLAHSASSVSEAVDKLGACAVEEKLDGIRVQVHRDGDVVRLYTRTLDDITDRLPELTAAALELRGERFILDGEVIAFDAAGRPRSFQETAGRVGSRVDVTTAARTVPVSPVFFDVLSVDDHDLLDLPFAERHAELSRLVPEPMRVRRALVSGPPEVGTAEEFLAETLKRGHEGVVAKSLDASYSAGRRGASWLKVKPVHTLDLVVLAAEWGHGRRTGKLSNLHLGARAADGSFAMLGKTFKGMTDAMLAWQTERLQELAVDTDGYVVSVRPELVVEIAYDGLQKSTRYPAGVTLRFARVVRYREDKRPEDADTVETLLAAHPEVRP; this comes from the coding sequence ATGCTGCTGACCCGGCTGGCCCAGGTGTCCCAGGAGGTGGCCGCCACCTCGGCGCGCTCCCGGAAGATCGCGCTCCTCGCCGCGCTGTTCCGGGACGCCGAGGCCGAGGACGTGCCGATCGTCATCCCGTACCTCGCCGGACGGCTGCCCCAGGGGCGGCTCGGCGTCGGCTGGAAGGTGCTGAGCCGGCCCGTCGCCCCGGCCGCCGAGCCGAGCCTGACCGTACGCGGGACGCACGACCGGCTGAGCGCGCTCGGCGAGGTCTCGGGCGCCGGATCACAGGCCGAGCGGGCTCGCCTGGTCGGTGAGCTGATGGGCGCGGCCACGGAGCACGAGCAGCGGTTCCTGCTCGGACTGATCAGCGGCGAGGTGCGGCAGGGCGCGCTGGACGCCGTCGCGATCGAGGGCCTCGCCCAGGCCACGCAGGCGCCACCGGCGGACGTACGGCGGGCCGTGATGCTCGCGGGCTCGCTCCAGACGGTGGCCGAGGCCCTGCTCTCGGACGGCCCCGGCGCCCTGGACCGTTTTCGGCTCACCGTCGGCCGCCCGGTCCTGCCGATGCTGGCGCACAGCGCCTCCTCGGTGTCCGAGGCGGTCGACAAGCTCGGCGCGTGCGCGGTGGAGGAGAAGCTGGACGGCATCCGCGTCCAGGTGCACCGGGACGGCGACGTCGTACGGCTGTACACCCGCACCCTCGACGACATCACCGACCGGCTGCCCGAACTGACCGCGGCGGCACTGGAGTTGAGGGGTGAACGTTTCATCCTGGACGGCGAGGTCATCGCCTTCGACGCCGCCGGACGTCCCCGGTCGTTCCAGGAGACCGCCGGGCGGGTCGGCTCCCGGGTGGACGTGACGACGGCCGCCCGGACGGTCCCCGTCTCCCCCGTCTTCTTCGACGTGCTGTCCGTCGACGACCATGACCTGCTGGATCTGCCGTTCGCCGAGCGGCACGCGGAGCTGTCCCGGCTGGTACCGGAGCCGATGCGGGTCCGGCGGGCCCTGGTGTCCGGCCCGCCGGAGGTGGGGACGGCCGAGGAGTTCCTCGCGGAGACCCTGAAGCGCGGCCACGAGGGAGTGGTCGCGAAGTCCCTCGACGCCTCCTACAGCGCGGGCCGGCGGGGTGCCTCCTGGCTGAAGGTCAAGCCCGTCCACACGCTCGACCTGGTGGTCCTGGCCGCCGAGTGGGGCCACGGCCGCCGCACCGGGAAGCTGTCCAACCTGCACCTCGGGGCCCGCGCCGCGGACGGTTCGTTCGCGATGCTCGGCAAGACCTTCAAGGGCATGACCGACGCGATGCTGGCCTGGCAGACCGAGCGGCTCCAGGAGCTGGCCGTGGACACCGACGGATACGTGGTGAGCGTACGTCCCGAACTCGTCGTCGAGATCGCCTACGACGGTCTGCAGAAGTCCACCCGCTACCCGGCCGGCGTCACCCTCCGCTTCGCCCGCGTGGTCCGCTACCGCGAGGACAAACGCCCCGAGGACGCCGACACGGTCGAGACGCTCCTCGCCGCCCATCCCGAGGTGAGGCCGTGA
- a CDS encoding NUDIX domain-containing protein gives MKRSAGLLLFRHTDHGLEVLLGHMGGPFFARREAGAWTVPKGEYEPDEPAWDAARREFQEELGLAPPDGEAVPLGEVRQTNGKTVTAWAVAADLDPATIRPGTFRLEWPPRSGQIQEFPELDRVAWFGLDAARVVIVKAQAAFLDRLTEHSA, from the coding sequence GTGAAACGCAGCGCGGGCCTGCTGTTGTTCCGGCACACCGATCACGGGCTGGAGGTGTTGCTCGGCCATATGGGCGGCCCCTTCTTCGCGCGGCGCGAGGCCGGGGCCTGGACGGTGCCGAAGGGCGAGTACGAACCGGACGAGCCGGCCTGGGACGCGGCCCGGCGCGAATTCCAGGAGGAGCTGGGGCTGGCGCCGCCCGACGGCGAGGCCGTACCGCTGGGCGAGGTCCGGCAGACCAACGGCAAGACCGTCACGGCGTGGGCGGTGGCGGCGGACCTCGATCCGGCGACGATCAGGCCGGGTACGTTCCGCTTGGAGTGGCCACCGAGGTCCGGGCAGATCCAGGAGTTCCCGGAGCTGGACCGCGTGGCGTGGTTCGGCCTCGACGCCGCCCGGGTGGTGATCGTGAAGGCGCAGGCCGCGTTTCTCGACCGCCTGACGGAGCACTCGGCCTGA